Part of the Lycium ferocissimum isolate CSIRO_LF1 chromosome 6, AGI_CSIRO_Lferr_CH_V1, whole genome shotgun sequence genome, AAGCATCTTTCGCTAGGGATGCCGAATTTAGAGGAAATTTCTAATCTCTGTTTCACCAGTTGTACAAATGAAATCTTTTCTAGCATTCCCAATCTAAAGAGATTGATCGTCCATCATACACCTTTATCAGAGGGTTGGGGCCTTGATATGTCCATGTTGACTAAACTCGAAGCATTGAAGTGTTTCTGCGATCTTCCTTGGACACCAATCTCCATCAAGATGTTTGGTTTGCCAACATCACTTAAGAGGTTGACTTTAACTGGCTGGTTTCGTTTTCATTGGGAAGACATATCAACTCTTGTCATGTTGCCAAAACTTGAAGAGCTCAAACTTAAAGATGAGGCAGCCTGGGGTAAAGTATGGAGATTGAGTGACGAAGACAAGTTCCAAAGCCTCAAGTTGTTGTTATTTAGCGGGCTATACATTCAGCTGTGGGAAGCTAGCAGAGATAACTTCCCAAGTCTAAAACGTCTTGTTCTGAAGAATTGCATTAAGCTGAAAGAAATTCCAACAGATTTTGGGGAAATTTGTACTTTGGAGTCGATTGAGTTACATAACTGTGGCACTGATGCTGAGGATTCTGTAACAAACATTGAAAAAGAACAAGCAGACATGGGAAATAATGTCCTTAAGGTCTATAGACATAACAATCACTGTAAGTTTTAGATCTCTCTAAAAAGTTCTTTGATTCTTCACATTATTACTCCATCTTCCTTGAAATTAAGATGATGACTGCTACTTTTTATCTTGCATGCAGGAAATTGATGATTATTTGGACAATCTTCCAAATGCTGAAATTTTTAATGCATACTTTGAAAAGTAAAATCTTTCTTTTATGTTCTGATCGTTTCTTCAATTCATGTTTTAGGAATAAGCATTTTAATACATGTCTCGCCCATTtgtgatttattattttgtaaacGAGAACTATTAATGTACTGTAATATCTAATTTGTTTTATGTGATAGTTAGAAATGAATAATGTTTCTATTATGCATTGTTTATGGGGTACAATTAAGAGTCGAAGGTTTAACTCTTGTCTGTTCCCCTTTGTTCAAGTACTAGTTTCTGATCGCCTTGCACGTGTATCTAATATTAATCGGTATAATTTTTGCTCATTTAAAGTAGTTGATAAGCATCAAGTGCTGAAAATGTCTGATTTTATAAGTAAGTAATTACGTATTTAGATAAAAGTGTTGAAATTGATAATAAACAGATAGCATGTTTGGTAAAAAGATGTTGATAAGCGCTTTTGAACATACTTACTACGTCAAGATTTCATTGGTTAGTCGGTCGTCTCGGTCGTCGTTTAGGTTTAATAGTttgtttaaatattaaatataataGGAAAATTCAATTAAGATATTCAAGGCATTTGTTTGAGATCATTAATTCTATCTAGATATCACTAAACACAAAGTATACATTGTGTTTGGTCTCTTCTATGCCTAATCTCTTGAGAGGGTCAGCATTTGAATCACATTTATGAGTACTAAGTATTTTAAGGATAGCCGGATATACAATAGCTACTCAACTACTCTTTTGATTAAGAAACCTTTTAAAAGCAATCAAAGTACCAAGCACAAAGATTTTACAGGTGCATATGGTGATGCAGTATTTCCAATGACTGTACTGTAGTCAATTACTTACATTTAAGCATACCAGACATCTACAAGAAGGATCAGGCAAAACAATAGAAGGTAACTTTTGAATTGTTTTGAAAATATTGTTACTGATCAAAGCTGTTTCAGACTTTCAGCTAATGAATTGTGTCGGAATGTTCACACAGACCAAGTCATTTCACTTGCATCAGTTTCTTGAAATCGCTCATCGCTTTGAACATGTGACGAAGTGATGAATACAGAAATGTGTAAAGAGCTAAAAAACTCGTTTGGTGCGAACAATATACACATTTTCCAGATGTCAAGGACATAGATAGCTGAACTAAATCGCGCTTACTTTCGCAGCACTCCTTATCATTCAGAAGAATTCTCTTTAAGAACACCTAAAAACTTGTGTCTTTCATCAACACAAATTATAGAATGGTAAAATCAAATTCATATAAACTTATACTATTTATAATTCTCCTTTTCCGGtgctgctcttttttttttgggcaggCAGgggcccggggggggggggggttgtttgTATTctaatacatagcaaaacaccATCTTTCAATGACATATCCTTTGAAGATTGTGAATCAGCTTAATTCAGCTGTTCATCAGTTCTTATTATGCAGACACTATTTGTCAATATGTTTATGATTGGCTTCCGAATGCAAAAACTCGAACCCCTactaaaattcaagaaagcaaaaGTCTTTCAGCTTCACTTACATTGATTGTCTTGGTTCTTAACCTCTTTCTCTTTATCATTTGTGGATATCGAACAACACTTCCCACTAGTAGAAGAAAAGGACCTTTTCATACAAATAGGCACTTTTTGCAGAGAACGACCGAAGGAAGAACACTTCATTGCTTCATATAAGCTCGAGTTCCTATTCCCTCTTTTCGCAGCTGTATCCGAATTTTCTGCATTCCCTTCAACCGGTTGATCACCTGAATTCGAACACCCTTCGCCATTTCCAGAATTCAATTGAGTCACCGAAACAACAAATGAATCCATTGAAACTGTCCTCCGGTCGGGCTGCATTTTATCGTTTACTTTCACCCGGTGCTCAGCTAAATCACTAAATACTCGCAACCCTTTTCCCCTTTCATCAACAGCACGAttcattttttccaaaattcctgCAATTTTTCCTTCATCATTTGGCTTCTTCACCTCTTTTTCACTTGTCGATATCGAACACTTCCCACTAGTAGAAGAAAAGGACCTTTTCATACAAATTGGAACTTTTTGCAAAGAACGACCGAAGGAAGAACTCTTCATCGCTTCATATAAGCTCGAGTTCTTATTCCCTCTTTTCGCAGCTGCATCAGAATTTTCCGTCTTCCCTTCAACCGGTTGATCACCCGAATTCGAACACCCTTCGCCATTTCCCAAATTCAGTTGAGTCACCGAAACAACAAATGAATTCATTGAAACTGACCCCCGGTCGGGCTGCATTTTATCATTTACTTTCACCCGGTGCTCAGCTAAATCACTAAATACTCGCAACCCTTTTCCTCTTTCATCAACAACACAagtcattttctccaaaattcgcgcaatttttccttcttcattCGGCAAGGCATCGCGATTTTCCCCCTCATCCAATTCTTGATTTTCCAAACCATCGCGAGCACTTCCATTCTCCACTGGATTATTGACCTCAATTGATATGGAGTCATTTACACTATTGTTCAATCCTAGTGCAGCATTTAAATCCGAAACAATCGGAGCACGACACAACGGACAATTCGTATGTGAACTCAACCAAGTATCAATACAAGTAACATGAAAAGCATGGCTACATTTAGGCAATAGCCTAAGCTTCTCATCTTCTTCAAATTCAGTTAAACAAACAGAACAATCAATCCCTTCAACCAAATTTTCAACCTTATTATACTTAAACTCAGGTATCAAATCAATAACAGATTTAGGCAGTCCAATTGTATGTATATACCAAATAGGATTATCCACAACTGGTCCATTATTCTCATCAACAAAATCTTCACTATTTCTATCCAAATATTCATCACTTCTTGGTGTATTCATTTTGTACTTCTTGAGAGTAATCATATAACAAATGAACACAAATATTGCTCCAAGAACACAAAGCAAGATTATAAAATAATAAGGCATATGATTGCTTTCACTTCTAACAGGATTAAAAGGTGGTGACAAAACAGGAACCATCACCCCACATTCATCAGGACACTTTTCtgttaaacaattcacacaaattGCCATATTTTTTGTAGTTATAACTAACATCTTCCTATTATACAAAGCcatcaagaaaccaaaaacagaagaaaaaaacaGAGTAGAGTGAAACTTAGTACCttaatttttcaagaaaatattgtaacaccttttaggaacttttttttttttttttggattaagcTACATCTAGCTAGTTTAAAGTATGAGAAAATTTTGGGTCTGTGTTTGTTaaggtttttattttatttttgctatTTTGGTGGAGATGAAGAGAAGAATTTGTAAGAGATTATTAGATACGTGGTAGATTTGTGAGAGTCAAGAAATGTTTTTGCCGTACTATGCTGCGTTAAAAAATGATGATGTGGAAGCTTACATCACGTAATTAAAGGTATTGGGAGACTAATTATTTATTGTGGATAATAGGACAAAAACTGATTAGGCTTTTTTGTTTATATCTGTTTAGTTAAAGTGAGAGTTAAAACTGTTCAGAGAAATGAATTAAGTAATACTCCTTATTAATGTATTGTAACACGTTAGACAAGTTAGTTAGTAGAACTAAATCAGTGAAATTTTAGGTATTAATGGGGAGGGGCGGATCTACACGACAAGTTTTCGATATTGTAGTTTTAGATCAAATTTTGTATCTGTATTAAGAGATTCACTTAATATATCTAGATAATCTCTTCCGAACCCAATTGTTATCCTATCCTtaaacacataatccataatacctttctttttgtttgttgatTAAGGCAATCCTATGATTTATAAGTTTGTTATTTTGGTTTATTGTTGTATAGAGAGGAGCTTCTTGCACCTTCATatgtttgaaaataatttaattttttaaatgtacATTAAATAACATGTTTTTATAACTATACAAACGTCATAAGTCATTAATATGTTAAGATCACAAACTTTGaaattctctcctttttttttttttttctttactttatATTAAGTCAAATTCGGACATATGAATTGAAATGAGTGCATGTAAGAGCCTACGGACCACCAATGGTTGAACTTGAAAGGGATTTATAATGAAGTTTACCCTAGGCAAACACCGGAATGAGAGGGGAAAGTAGAAGTTATATAAGAGTGAATTCAAGATTCAATTGTTGAAGCGTTTTTTTGATTAAAGTTTCAAAAGTACAAAGCAGTGAAATTGGACCAATAAGTCAATAACGAATAATGCGTTGACAGTTGAGAATCGTGACAGATAGAATCATATCCTCAAGTATGGCCAACATGACTATTCAATCAAAGCTTAGAAAATATGCCATTCACATTGCCATTTTCCTATGTTTACACTTGGCCTTTGCTTCATCACAAATAATACCTAAAAAGTAGGTCAATTAAGTGCAGAAACTTGTGTTTTAGTGGTGAAATGAGCTTCTACAGACACACCCTCCAACAATTGATAAAATTAAATGTCACTTTGCCCGTGCCAAATTCGAATCCAATACTAACtgtaaaattaaatttataatcatTAGTTTTTTCACGTTATTTGTGACATTAAGTCTTGAAGATGTAGTTCGGACATTTCTGAGAACTCCTAAAAActaaattataatataaaagtatttgaaagttaaaaaagaatttctttttattttcgaATAAATTCATGATATAAGAgctcttctcttttttatttcattgaaTACTTTTGAGAATATAGTGCCTAGTAATTTATATTgaactttatcatatgttgaattaatttcactctttttttttttaaatcaatattCACTAACCAACTATTACAAAAAGATATTTGAGTGTTCAAGAAATGCTGGCATGGTTTTCAACCTCATAATGAATAAAGAAACTATGATTTATTAATGGTGAATAAGTAACATTATAATTAATGGAAAATGAAATTATGCATTACAAAGCAACAGTCTGTTCACGAAGCTAATCATTTGtttgcaaatttttttcttttttattttactttatcgCATTGGATATTTCGATATTTATCGTTGAAATTCAACATCAAATAGGCCGGTGCATTTTTTCTGCAAATCATTCCAAGAAGAAGACGGTCATTGCTCAAACTAATAAACAACACAAAACTATATTCATTGATTTTATTAGCTATCCTAAAGACACTACTTTTAATAGCAAGGTCATCATATAAGAACTCAACAAATTATtcataataattttaaattctAAAATCTCTAGAGTGCCACAAACAATACTGTAAGTGAAATCTAACTCTTTTGGTCGAGTGAGTCACGTGTGTTCAAGTTAAAGCTGAAGAAGAGATAGTAACTCGGTCTTTGGCAGAGGTTTTCAAGCCATATATAGTTTTTGAGCTTAAGATAGAAGAAAAAGATCTATAAGTAGACTTGTAAATATCTATGTTAGTGATATCCATCTCAGAAGACGGAatcattaagaaatgaatatgCACAATGTCTATCGTGTCTTAGTAGATATAACATAGTGcaatatgtttcttgatttcatttttttgttaagGAAAAAAAGTGTTCTTtccgtttcattttatgtgaaggtattactatatttttctaaatattttgaattactAGTTATGtggacttatagtacttttgaatgattaaaataaatttataaatttaaacactatgcaaaaatatatgaattattagtgattttatttcttgaataGTTGCACTCCTACGTGaatcattatattttttaagattattttttgttgacaaaagcttataaataaaataaatgcaagcaacacatatttatttatattgtagAAAATTAGTGACTAAACATCAGTGCATGC contains:
- the LOC132060403 gene encoding E3 ubiquitin-protein ligase Os04g0590900-like; the encoded protein is MALYNRKMLVITTKNMAICVNCLTEKCPDECGVMVPVLSPPFNPVRSESNHMPYYFIILLCVLGAIFVFICYMITLKKYKMNTPRSDEYLDRNSEDFVDENNGPVVDNPIWYIHTIGLPKSVIDLIPEFKYNKVENLVEGIDCSVCLTEFEEDEKLRLLPKCSHAFHVTCIDTWLSSHTNCPLCRAPIVSDLNAALGLNNSVNDSISIEVNNPVENGSARDGLENQELDEGENRDALPNEEGKIARILEKMTCVVDERGKGLRVFSDLAEHRVKVNDKMQPDRGSVSMNSFVVSVTQLNLGNGEGCSNSGDQPVEGKTENSDAAAKRGNKNSSLYEAMKSSSFGRSLQKVPICMKRSFSSTSGKCSISTSEKEVKKPNDEGKIAGILEKMNRAVDERGKGLRVFSDLAEHRVKVNDKMQPDRRTVSMDSFVVSVTQLNSGNGEGCSNSGDQPVEGNAENSDTAAKRGNRNSSLYEAMKCSSFGRSLQKVPICMKRSFSSTSGKCCSISTNDKEKEVKNQDNQCK